A single genomic interval of Odontesthes bonariensis isolate fOdoBon6 chromosome 3, fOdoBon6.hap1, whole genome shotgun sequence harbors:
- the LOC142377462 gene encoding potassium voltage-gated channel subfamily A member 2 has translation MTVATGDPSDEAATHPGHPQDYDPEADHECCERVVINISGLRFETQLKTLSQFPETLLGDPKKRMRYFDPLRNEYFFDRNRPSFDAILYYYQSGGRLRRPVNVTLDIFSEEIRFYELGDEAIEIFREDEGFIKEEERPLPDNEFQRQVWLLFEYPESSGPARIIAIISVMVILISIVSFCLETLPIFRNDEDDMHKSHAKVFSPETNTTIISYTSTYFTDPFFILETLCIIWFSFEFLVRFFACPSKAGFFGNIMNIIDIVAIIPYFITLGTELADQPEDGQAGQQAMSLAILRVIRLVRVFRIFKLSRHSKGLQILGQTLKASMRELGLLIFFLFIGVILFSSAVFFAEADEPESQFESIPDAFWWAVVSMTTVGYGDMVPTTIGGKIVGSLCAIAGVLTIALPVPVIVSNFNYFYHRETEGEEQAQYLQVAPKSDSAEELKNSRSGSTISKSDYMEIQEAVNNSNEDFQEENLKTANCTLANTNYVNITKMLTDV, from the coding sequence ATGACTGTTGCCACAGGCGACCCCTCTGACGAGGCAGCCACGCACCCGGGGCACCCGCAGGATTACGACCCTGAGGCTGACCATGAGTGTTGTGAGAGGGTGGTCATTAACATCTCAGGGCTGCGCTTCGAGACGCAACTTAAGACCCTCTCCCAGTTCCCTGAGACTCTGCTGGGGGACCCCAAAAAGAGGATGCGCTACTTTGACCCACTGAGGAACGAGTACTTTTTTGACAGAAACAGACCCAGTTTTGACGCCATATTGTATTATTATCAATCAGGAGGCCGGTTGAGAAGGCCGGTTAACGTCACCCTTGATATTTTCTCAGAGGAGATTCGCTTTTACGAGCTGGGTGATGAGGCCATCGAGATATTTCGAGAAGATGAGGGTTTCATCAAAGAGGAGGAGCGTCCTCTTCCTGACAACGAGTTTCAGAGACAGGTGTGGCTACTGTTTGAGTACCCAGAGAGCTCAGGTCCTGCAAGGATTATTGCCATCATCTCAGTCATGGTCATCCTGATATCTATTGTTAGCTTCTGCTTGGAGACACTCCCCATCTTCCGCAATGATGAGGACGATATGCACAAGTCCCATGCGAAGGTCTTCTCGCCTGAGACCAACACCACAATCATTAGCTACACATCCACCTACTTCACCGACCCCTTCTTTATCCTGGAGACTCTTTGCATCATATGGTTCTCCTTCGAGTTTCTAGTGCGCTTCTTTGCCTGCCCAAGCAAAGCAGGCTTTTTTGGTAATATAATGAACATTATTGACATTGTTGCCATCATTCCTTACTTCATCACTCTTGGCACAGAGCTGGCAGACCAGCCAGAGGATGGTCAGGCGGGTCAACAAGCCATGTCTTTAGCCATTCTCAGGGTCATTCGCTTAGTACGTGTCTTCAGAATTTTCAAGCTCTCACGTCACTCCAAGGGTCTTCAGATTTTAGGTCAAACCCTGAAAGCCAGCATGAGAGAACTCGGCCTCcttattttcttccttttcataGGGGTCATCCTTTTCTCCAGCGCTGTGTTCTTTGCTGAAGCAGATGAACCTGAGTCCCAGTTTGAGAGCATCCCGGATGCGTTTTGGTGGGCTGTGGTATCCATGACAACAGTCGGCTATGGTGATATGGTCCCAACTACAATTGGTGGCAAGATCGTGGGCTCCCTCTGTGCCATTGCAGGTGTGCTGACCATTGCCTTGCCAGTGCCTGTTATTGTGTCCAACTTTAACTACTTCTATCACcgtgagactgaaggtgaagagCAGGCTCAGTATCTGCAGGTCGCCCCCAAATCTGATTCAGCTGAGGAGTTAAAGAATAGCCGGAGCGGCTCCACCATCAGTAAATCGGACTACATGGAGATCCAGGAGGCTGTGAACAACAGCAATGAAGACTTTCAGGAGGAGAACCTTAAGACCGCCAACTGCACGCTGGCCAACACAAACTATGTAAACATCACCAAAATGCTCACAGACGTTTAG